TCGCGGTGATCGCACGCCACGGGTTCGATCTCGGGACTCTCCTGCACCTGGTACTCGGCGGGATCGATGGATTCGCCGCACCCGAGGGCGAGGAGAAGCAGGCCAACGGTCCAGTCGCGCGCCGGTCTGTGCATCGCCTCTCAGTAGCCTTTCCCTCGGTAGAGGACCAGGGCCGACGGGGAGAGTTGGCCTACGTTTCCGGGCTCGCGACGGCCCGCCCGCGTCGCCCAGGGAGACGGCCGATGCCCGCGCCACAGCAGGGAACCCTGCGCCAGGAAATCCGCAAGATGGCGGTTCTCGGGGTTCCCGTCGCGGCCACCCAGCTGTCCACGATGATGCTCGGGTTCGTCGACACCGTCATGGTGGGACGCGTCTCGGTCGAGGCTCTCAGCGCGGCCGCCCTCGCGAACGTGTGGATCTTCGGGACGCTGATGCTCGCGAACGGGATCCTGATGGGGCTCGACCCGGTCGTCGCGCAGGCCCACGGGGCAGGCGATGGAGACCGCGCCGGACGCGCGCTGCAGACCGGCCTGATCCTCGCGCTGCTCTTGTCGGTACCGATCGCGATCGCCTGGCTCTACACCGATCGTTTCCTGCTGGCGACGGGCCAGGACCCGCGCCTGGTCGCGCTCGCCCACGAGTACACGGGCGTACAGATTCTGGGGATCCCGTTCTTCCTGACCTACGCCGCGCTGCGCCAGTACCTTCAGGGCCGCGAGCACATGCGCGCCGCGTTGTGGGTGATCCTGATCGCGAACGGCTTCAACGTGCTGTTCAACTGGATGTTCATCTTCGGCAACGGCGGATTCCCGGCCCTCGGCCTCTACGGCGCCGGCATCGCCACCACGGCCACGCGCATCCTGAGCTTCGTCGGTCTCCTGGTCTGGACGCTGGGGTTCGGGCTGCATCGCGGAGCCTGGGTCCCCTGGTCGCGCGAGACCTGGAACCCGCGTCGCATCGCCCAACTCCTGCGGATCGGCTTCCCGGTCGGGCTCCAGGTGTCCTTCGAGATGTGGGCGTTTCAGGCCGCCGCCCTGCTCGCGGGGCGCCTGGGCGAGGTCCCCCTCGCGGCACACACGATCGCGATCAACATGGCCGCGCTCTCGTTCATGGTGCCCCTCGGTCTCGCCCAGGGAGCCGCCACCCGGGTCGGCAACCGGATCGGCGCGGGAGATCCACGCACGGCGCAGCGGGCCGCCTGGGTCTCGCTGGCCATGGGCGCGGCGTTCATGTGCCTCGCGGCCTTGACCTTCGTCTTGCTCCGCGACGTTCTGCCGCGCATCTACACGACGGAGCGGGTCGTGCTCGAGGCCGCGTCGGCGATCCTGCCGATCGCCGCGGCCTTCCAGATCTTCGACGGCACCCAGGCCGTCGGTTGCGGAATCCTGCGTGGGATGGGACGCGTACGACCGGCGATGATCTTCAACCTGGTCAGCTACTGGTGCCTCGCCCTTCCCCTCGGCGCCTGGTTGGCGTTCTCCCAGGGCTGGGGTCTCGCGGGGATCTGGTGGGGCCTGGTGCTGGGCCTGGGCGTCGTGGCGACCTCGCTGGTCGCGTGGATCCGCGTGCGCGGGCCCGCGCACGCCACCGCATTGGTCACGGCCTGAGGTCTCACGCGTCCGACTGGCGCCGAAACACCAGCGCGCGGTTGTTCGCCGGCATCGGCACCACCCGCTCCAAGGCAAACCCGCGGGCGTCGGCTTCCGCTGCCACGTGCTCCTGATCGCGAACGCCCCATGCCGGATCCCGCTCGCGCAGACTCGCATCGAAGGCCGCGTTGCTGTCCGACGTGTGGGCGCCGTGTTCCCGGTAGGGTCCGTAGAGCACGAGCGGCGCAGCAGATCCCAAACAGTCTCGTGCACCCGTGAGCAGCGCCAGCGCCGCTTCCCAGGGTGCGATGTGGATCATGTTGATGCAGAGGACGGCATCGGCGCGTTCGACCGGCCAGGGGCGCTCGGCGACGTCGAGCCGAAGTGGCGCGGACAGGTTGGAGACGCCGGCATCGGCGCGCCAGGCCGCGATGCTGGCCAACGCCGTCGGGTCGCGATCCGTGGGCTGGAAGGTGAGCCCGGGAAAACGGCGCGCGAAGGCGACGGCGTGTTGCCCGGTCCCACTCGCCACTTCCAGCACCAGCCCCTGCGCGGGGAGCGCGTCCGCCAGCACGGAGAGGATCGGCGCCGTATTGCGTCCGGTCGCGGGCGCGTGCCGTCGGGCGTCTCCCGCGTCGCTGTCTCCCACGCCGACTAGCGGTGCCCTTCCGGGAGATCGACTCCCATGGCACGAGGCGGCACGTCTTCGAGCGCGGCTGCGGGCGTGGCCGGACGAATCCAGGGACGCGTCGGCCAGAAGAACGTCGCCAGGTCGAAGGTCCCCAGCCCGAACCGGATGAACATCGCGCCCACACCGACGAAACCACCGGTGGTGGTGCCCACCGGAATGTCCAGCAGGGTCTCACCGTGGATGCTCGCCCGCAGACCCTCTTTGTAGGCCTGGCTGTAGATCTCGGTGGGGGCGGTGGCGATGTTGATGAAGCCGCGGTTGAGCTTGTTCAGCGCCTCGACGTAGTAAGGCCGGTTGTCGGTCCAGTAGCGACCGGTGCCCGCCACGGCCGGACCGGCCCAGGCCAGTGTCAGGAGGCCCACCACCGCGCCGGCCAGCGCTCGCGAGCGAACAGCATGCAACATCCGGATCTCCTCACCGCGTCATGCGGGCCCGACCAGTCTACTCCAAGCCGGCCCGTGGCCCCGACACGTCCGGGCTGGCCCGGGGGCCCCGGAATGGTGCAGACTCGAACCTACCGGCAGCCAGGAGACCCCCATGAAGGCCGAAGAGTGCATCCTGTTCAGTGGCGCAGCCAACGGTTCCGAAGCCGCCTTCGGCGCCGCCGCCGAGCGCCACGGCGTCGCCGAGGTGAACTTCAGCTTCGAGGGCCACAACGACGCCCGCACCCGGGGCATCCGCGTGCTGACCGAGCCCGAACTCAAGCAGGGAGACGTCAGCCTGACCTACGTCAGCCGGCTGATGCACCGCGAGTTCCGCGACACGCGTCTATTCCGGCGCGTGCTCCAGAGCATCTGGCACCAGGTCAACAGCGGCCACGAGATCTTCGTGGTGGGTCGGATCCTCGAGGACGACACGGTCAAGGGCGGAACCGGCTGGGGCGCCGAGTTCGCGAAGCTTTGCAACAAGCCGCTCTACGTGTACGACCAGCTGAAAGAAGGCTGGTTCCGCTGGAACGGCGACGCCTGGGAGTCCACCGAGCGGCCCCCCGTGATCACCCAGCCCCGCTTCACCGGAACCGGAACCCGCTTTCTCGAGGCGCACGGCAAGGACGCCATCGACGAGCTCTTCGCCCGCTCGTTCCGCTAGCGCCGCGGACCTCGCCCCGACCTACCGCTCTGGATTCGACGTCAGCGCACGCGCCGCTGTCTCACGCGCCGCAACCTCACGCGCCAATATGGAAGGCGCAGAGCTTGTTGCCGTCGTGGTCCCGGAAGTAGCCGAAGTGCCCCATCCCGCCGCGGAGGCCCGGGGCGCCTTCGTCGCTGGCGCCGAGTTCGAGCGCGCGGGCGTGGACCGCGGCTACGGCTTCCGCGCTCCCGGCATTGAGAGCGACCATCACGCCGTTGCCCACCGTGGCCGTCTGTTCGTCGTAGG
This region of Myxococcota bacterium genomic DNA includes:
- a CDS encoding MATE family efflux transporter, whose translation is MPAPQQGTLRQEIRKMAVLGVPVAATQLSTMMLGFVDTVMVGRVSVEALSAAALANVWIFGTLMLANGILMGLDPVVAQAHGAGDGDRAGRALQTGLILALLLSVPIAIAWLYTDRFLLATGQDPRLVALAHEYTGVQILGIPFFLTYAALRQYLQGREHMRAALWVILIANGFNVLFNWMFIFGNGGFPALGLYGAGIATTATRILSFVGLLVWTLGFGLHRGAWVPWSRETWNPRRIAQLLRIGFPVGLQVSFEMWAFQAAALLAGRLGEVPLAAHTIAINMAALSFMVPLGLAQGAATRVGNRIGAGDPRTAQRAAWVSLAMGAAFMCLAALTFVLLRDVLPRIYTTERVVLEAASAILPIAAAFQIFDGTQAVGCGILRGMGRVRPAMIFNLVSYWCLALPLGAWLAFSQGWGLAGIWWGLVLGLGVVATSLVAWIRVRGPAHATALVTA
- a CDS encoding DUF938 domain-containing protein; translation: MGDSDAGDARRHAPATGRNTAPILSVLADALPAQGLVLEVASGTGQHAVAFARRFPGLTFQPTDRDPTALASIAAWRADAGVSNLSAPLRLDVAERPWPVERADAVLCINMIHIAPWEAALALLTGARDCLGSAAPLVLYGPYREHGAHTSDSNAAFDASLRERDPAWGVRDQEHVAAEADARGFALERVVPMPANNRALVFRRQSDA
- a CDS encoding VOC family protein, which codes for MVGYVTLGSNDLDRAIAFYDALLETLSMKQIMNDGRMVVWASDMGKGMLAVCKPYDEQTATVGNGVMVALNAGSAEAVAAVHARALELGASDEGAPGLRGGMGHFGYFRDHDGNKLCAFHIGA